The Montipora foliosa isolate CH-2021 chromosome 1, ASM3666993v2, whole genome shotgun sequence genome has a window encoding:
- the LOC137977204 gene encoding uncharacterized protein: protein MSLSGEPDTAELSSATTQRENDSGTTEVNMATVLQGLQTTLAQLAKNSELQTEAIQNLKEDILLCSGDEDTEDTPALDDDRRDNALDIAATLAHVLDSSDNNNTTSVKSPESGSQSALVESLTQAFTKSKVTSPAIEGKIAELIDNMLIGGLSAETVKERVEKHPPPENCKFLAVTMVNEEIWDLLPRKSRAVDLAFQRVQEPLLQGISALTNLAGKLVKDVHDGKTPNTRDVLNHVMDTVAMLGNTNWKLNMKRRELIKHELNPPYTRLCKEDIAVSTKLFGDDLPKHLKDMSEAKKAGQQMQKPYSNSSNRGAVHSQKRNFSRFKPYHYERTRSSGNKSTNRQPFLGQGRPSTPFRKKQSASNNNTNNKT from the coding sequence ATGTCTTTGTCAGGAGAACCCGACACGGCGGAATTATCCAGTGCAACAACCCAGCGAGAAAACGATAGCGGAACGACAGAGGTCAACATGGCGACGGTCTTGCAAGGTCTTCAGACGACGCTGGCACAACTCGCCAAGAACTCGGAGCTACAGAcagaagccattcagaatttgAAGGAGGACATTCTTCTCTGCTCTGGCGACGAAGATACTGAGGATACCCCTGCGTTGGATGACGATAGGAGAGACAATGCGCTAGATATAGCGGCCACTCTCGCCCATGTGCTCGACTCGAGCGACAACAACAACACGACCTCTGTGAAGAGCCCTGAATCAGGGTCTCAGAGTGCATTGGTAGAAAGCCTGACCCAGGCGTTTACCAAATCTAAAGTCACTTCCCCTGCAATTGAAGGCAAGATTGCCGAATTAATTGATAATATGCTTATCGGGGGACTATCGGCCGAAACGGTCAAGGAAAGAGTGGAGAAACACCCACCACCGGAAAACTGCAAATTTTTGGCAGTGACTATGGTAAATGAAGAAATCTGGGATTTGTTGCCCAGAAAAAGCCGAGCTGTGGATCTGGCTTTCCAGCGGGTGCAGGAGCCCTTGCTGCAAGGAATATCGGCCTTGACCAACTTGGCGGGAAAATTGGTGAAAGACGTCCATGATGGCAAAACGCCAAACACTCGGGACGTGCTAAATCATGTGATGGATACTGTCGCAATGCTCGGAAACACAAATTGGAAGCTCAACATGAAGCGACGAGAATTGATTAAGCATGAGCTTAATCCCCCATACACACGTCTATGCAAAGAGGACATAGCTGTGTCTACAAAATTGTTTGGAGACGATTTACCCAAACACTTAAAAGATATGTCCGAAGCTAAAAAAGCAGGACAGCAGATGCAAAAACCTTATTCCAACAGTTCCAATCGGGGTGCAGTGCACTCgcaaaaaaggaattttagtAGATTCAAGCCTTACCATTATGAGCGGACACGAAGCTCTGGCAACAAATCAACCAACCGCCAGCCTTTTTTGGGGCAAGGCCGCCCATCAACACCGTTCCGGAAAAAGCAATCAGccagcaacaacaacaccaacaacaaaaCTTAG